catggagttcacctaaGGGTACGACAAATGCATGGTAACAAAACAATCCTAGATTTTTAGgacaaggagctcctggtttAGTGAATCAGCCGAGGCCACAGTTCCATCCTCAACATTCCACTCAGCCTAGGCTAGAAGGTCTAATGAAgtccttcattatcaagacaaatgagagattagatgctcatggtccagctatcaaagaacttggcactggtttgcaaaacttggagaagcaagtgggacaaattgaaACTGTACAGTCTGAGAAAATCCCAGGTACTGTACTAGCTGGCACatagagaaatcccaaagaatcagtgaatgttgtgaccttgagaagcgggcaagtgttgaaagatcccgcCCCTGTCCAACAAGAGAGTGTACCTGAAAAAGAAGTTGAGGAGCagctgaaaaatgaagttgataagaagaagaataaaGGTAAGAAAGGAGCTGAGAGAAAGAAGgaggaggaaacttcaagaagggaggaatctaatgagagcgagcatatgcctgctctacCCTTTCCCCAAAAgttatatagagaaaagctggaaaggcagtttgagagatttttagatatgctgagacaggttaatgtaaatttgccattcacagaagttctcttacaaatgccagcttatgccaaatttTTGAAGGAGATccatacaaagaagaggaagatagaagagacctcagtggtcaagctcacagagcattgcagcaaaatcttgcaaaacaaactcccacaataGTGTGGAGAtatagggagttttactataccttgctcgttaggcactcttaattCTAATAAGTGTTTATGTGAttttggtgcctcaattaatttaatgccctTGTCTATTTACAGAAaatttgttacaacccaaattcgcataccatagatcacgccgtaagttagtcgacgtaaatccaagaagagattatctttgagatgataagaagttaatcctattggtcttaaacgatataagggtgtataagagtggttaacaagtattagaagttaaacgaatcaaggatgttgtaacccgtattttcgggtaacactagaggtgattaattgtcccaagaggtcatgttttaatatatttgaatca
The DNA window shown above is from Nicotiana tomentosiformis chromosome 8, ASM39032v3, whole genome shotgun sequence and carries:
- the LOC138897222 gene encoding uncharacterized protein; its protein translation is MKKTPEEIVTILDELSEHANQWLSKIAKRIRSTDIHKVDANTSVQVQLDAMAKEIRKLTLASIHNEPHAACDIFGRGHLTHECQASTKEVNDVGNYYFNAMGQKHPNFSWSSPKGQGAPGLVNQPRPQFHPQHSTQPRLEGLMKSFIIKTNERLDAHGPAIKELGTGLQNLEKQVGQIETVQSEKIPDPAPVQQESVPEKEVEEQLKNEVDKKKNKGKKGAERKKEEETSRREESNESEHMPALPFPQKLYREKLERQFERFLDMLRQVNVNLPFTEVLLQMPAYAKFLKEIHTKKRKIEETSVVKLTEHCSKILQNKLPQ